In Fusobacteria bacterium ZRK30, the DNA window AACTGATCACTGCAATGCCAAAAGCCGGTGGAGATTACTTTTTTATAATGAGAACCCTCGGCCCTCTTATAGGAACTATTTCCGGAGTGCTTAGCTGGTTTGCAATCTGCTTAAAAACTGCTTTTGCAATCTTTGGTATAGCTGGGGTTATTGGTGGAATATTATATGGAGACACCATGAATCATCAAACATTGATCATCATCTCCTCTTTAGTCACTACAGTATTTTTGATATTAAATATCGTAGGAGTTGAAGCAGCAAGTAAGTTTGAAACTATTATAGTGGCAGGATTACTACTGCTAATGGGAATTTTTATAGTTGTTGGGTTCTTCAATGTCAACCTGGCAAATTTTAATCCCTTTGTCCAAATTTACGAAGTGGTAAACGACAAATTAGCGTTAGTGAGTTCAGGTTCACCTTTTACTGCTTTAGGTGCAGGTCTTATAGTATCTAGTGCTGCCCTTATTTTTGTATCTTTTGGAGGATTATTAACTGTAGCGTGTGTCTCCGAAGAGGTAAAAAATCCTAAGAAAAATATTCCTAAGGGATTAATCTCTTCCATAATTGTAATAATATTTGTATATGCTGCTACACTATTCGTTACTGTAGGAGTATTATCAGGAGATCAGTTAGCCAATTCACTGACTCCTATTGCTGATGCTGCAAGGGTCTTAGCAGGAAATCCAGGATATATTATTATTACAGTAGCTTCCCTCTTGGCCTTTATTTCAACAGCAAATGCTGGGATCATGGCAGCGTCTAGATATCCACTGGCACTGAGCCGGGACAAATTATTTCCTTCATTTGTAGGAGGAGTTAATAAAAGATTTAAAACTCCTACAGTGGCTATTATATCTACAGGATTACTTATGGTCGGATCATTATTATTACCATTAGAAACATTGGCAAAAACAGCATCAGCAGTAATATTAACGACATATGTCCTTACTAATCTGTCGGTAATTATTATCAGGGAAAGTAATTTAGAAAATTACAGACCATCTTTTATAGCCCCTCTATATCCATGGGTTCAGATATTTACTATATTTGTATTTATATCTTTTATAGCTCAATTGGGAGTCGCTGCCATAGAGTCTAGTATCGGTCTTATTTTTATAAGTTTAGTTATCTATTTTATCTATGGAAAGAAAAATTCCAATAAGGAATATGCTCTACTACACCTTTTAATCAGGATTACCGATAACCTCAAATTAGGTCATAGCTTAGAGAGTGAGCTCCGGGATATTATTCATCAAAGAGATGACGTTGAACTCACAGAATTTGATAAGATAGTTATGGATGCTCCCATTGTAGACCTAAAAGGTTTTACTAGTTTAGAAGAATTAATTAAGCTAGAAGCTGAAAAGTTCTCTACCATCTTAGGAAAAGACAGTTTGGAATTAGAGAACCTTTTCTTTGAAAGGGAAAATGATATAACTACTGCTATCTCCGGTTTTACAGCTATTCCACATATTGTTATAGAAGATATAGATACATTCCATATGGCTGTATTCAGATGCAGAGACGGAATTCAATTCAGTGAAAAACACCCTGAAATAAAAGCTGTATTTTTATTTGTCAGCAGTCCTAAATTAAATAAATTACATCTACAGACTCTGGCATCTATAGCATCATTAATTAAAGATGATAATTTCCAGGAAAAATGGATGGAAGCTAAAAATGAAAATTATTTAAGGGATTTAATTTTACTCAGAAAAAGAAAAAAGAAAAAAATAAGTAAAAGTGAGAGTTCTCAAAAAAGTCTGCAAATGGAAAAATAGGGGCTGTTGCAAGTTTTGTGTAAACTCTAAAAATCAATGTAAAATTTCTATAAAATGGAGAGGTATAATTACTTTAATTATTACTTCTCCTTTTTAATATATTAGAACTTTAATTTTTGTATGTCAAGATTAGAGCCTAAAATTAGCCTCTTTGAAAAGGTATATTTTAGATTGCACTTACTTTAATCGTTCTTCAAAAAATATTTGCAATTGGGAGTGAATTATACCCCAATTTCTTCGGCGCCCAGTCCAGTTCTGTGTGATATCCATTGTAATAAGATAAAGGAGCTTGAATAGACTATCATCTGAAGGAAAAACAGATCTACTTTTACTTGGTTTTCTTAACTGTCTATTAAATCCCTCTATTGTATTAGTTGTATAAATTAGAGTCCTGATTTCTTGTGGATATTTAAAATATGTAGATAAGTTGGCCCAATTAGACTTCCAGGAAATAGCTATTTGTGGATATTTCTTCTTCCATTTTTCTTCAAAATTATCTAATTCAAATAGAGCAATATCTTCTGTATTAGCTTTATAAACTTTTTTTAGGTCTATCATCAGCTCTTTAATGTCTTTGTAGGATACATATCTAGTCGTATTTCTAATTTGATGGATTATACACTGTTGTATTTCTGTATCAGGATAAACTGCTAAGATAGCATTAGA includes these proteins:
- a CDS encoding amino acid permease, translated to MELKKELGFMDVFSISSGAMISSGIFILPGIAFSKAGPMMILGYILGGLIVLVGTLSVIELITAMPKAGGDYFFIMRTLGPLIGTISGVLSWFAICLKTAFAIFGIAGVIGGILYGDTMNHQTLIIISSLVTTVFLILNIVGVEAASKFETIIVAGLLLLMGIFIVVGFFNVNLANFNPFVQIYEVVNDKLALVSSGSPFTALGAGLIVSSAALIFVSFGGLLTVACVSEEVKNPKKNIPKGLISSIIVIIFVYAATLFVTVGVLSGDQLANSLTPIADAARVLAGNPGYIIITVASLLAFISTANAGIMAASRYPLALSRDKLFPSFVGGVNKRFKTPTVAIISTGLLMVGSLLLPLETLAKTASAVILTTYVLTNLSVIIIRESNLENYRPSFIAPLYPWVQIFTIFVFISFIAQLGVAAIESSIGLIFISLVIYFIYGKKNSNKEYALLHLLIRITDNLKLGHSLESELRDIIHQRDDVELTEFDKIVMDAPIVDLKGFTSLEELIKLEAEKFSTILGKDSLELENLFFERENDITTAISGFTAIPHIVIEDIDTFHMAVFRCRDGIQFSEKHPEIKAVFLFVSSPKLNKLHLQTLASIASLIKDDNFQEKWMEAKNENYLRDLILLRKRKKKKISKSESSQKSLQMEK